One genomic window of Malaciobacter molluscorum LMG 25693 includes the following:
- a CDS encoding tyrosine-type recombinase/integrase, protein MKYPLDCENNFEKTFLFWLCRFLRNKITSLSNRQVKDKDRLAQILHELILGFESISELKIVIKEVRNIGINSIHVYFIPLQKLYTFLANFGAKSLKEIDEELLSDFLASQTANLSDATKKNYRIALISFFGYIDKQNEEKNGFVHRFGIELKNWGGLSGKSGTKLPSFMKKDEVHRFIEGIESYPFSTKIAARNRLIIKTILYTGIRVSEAINIDIKDFNKDEDAYIIQVRGKGNKPRVVMIKESIIKKDLNEWFEHRVCDNNLLFYNQKGKPLSQAYISSIVEKILLSIGIRKEKNGAHMLRHTFATMLYQKSKDLILVQESLGHADINTSRIYTHFDKDKLRKTTDIF, encoded by the coding sequence ATGAAATATCCATTAGATTGTGAAAACAACTTTGAAAAAACATTTTTATTTTGGTTATGTCGTTTTCTTAGAAATAAAATAACTTCTTTATCAAATAGACAAGTAAAAGATAAAGATAGATTAGCTCAAATACTTCATGAATTGATTTTAGGTTTTGAATCCATTAGTGAATTAAAAATAGTAATTAAAGAAGTAAGAAATATAGGAATAAATAGTATTCACGTATATTTTATACCTCTTCAAAAGTTATACACATTTTTAGCTAATTTTGGGGCTAAGTCATTAAAAGAGATTGATGAAGAATTATTAAGTGATTTTCTGGCTTCCCAAACTGCTAATTTATCAGATGCAACAAAAAAAAACTATAGAATTGCCCTAATTTCATTTTTTGGGTATATTGATAAACAAAATGAAGAAAAAAATGGTTTTGTCCATAGATTTGGAATTGAGCTTAAAAATTGGGGAGGTTTATCTGGAAAATCTGGTACAAAACTACCCTCTTTTATGAAAAAAGATGAAGTTCATAGATTTATTGAAGGAATTGAATCTTATCCTTTTAGTACAAAAATTGCAGCAAGAAATCGTTTAATTATAAAAACTATACTATACACAGGGATTAGAGTCAGCGAAGCTATAAATATTGATATAAAAGATTTTAATAAAGATGAAGATGCTTATATTATTCAAGTACGAGGTAAAGGTAATAAACCAAGAGTTGTTATGATAAAAGAATCAATAATTAAAAAAGACTTAAATGAATGGTTTGAACATAGAGTTTGTGATAATAATTTACTTTTTTATAATCAAAAAGGTAAACCTTTAAGTCAAGCTTATATTAGTAGTATAGTAGAAAAAATTCTTTTAAGTATAGGAATAAGAAAAGAAAAAAATGGTGCACATATGTTAAGACATACATTTGCAACAATGCTTTACCAAAAAAGTAAAGATTTAATTCTTGTACAAGAATCATTAGGGCATGCAGATATTAATACTTCTAGAATTTATACACATTTTGATAAAGATAAATTAAGAAAAACAACAGATATATTTTAA
- the cheB gene encoding chemotaxis-specific protein-glutamate methyltransferase CheB has product MYTVLVIDDSPSMRRILKDMINSIEEFEVIADAMDAYDAREKIKQYEPDLVTIDINMPKMDGVTFLRNLMRLHPMPAVVVSGESVRGNDIFDDGAVGFIPKPENGESMINFQARIKDTLLNLTFLLKRYTLKKPKPLKPIKSKTVHEIEYKIHPDEVIKLHQATFPGSKVIAIGSSTGGVESLLKVFKRLPSNLPPIVITQHIPYGFSSSFAQRLNANSSVVVYEAKDAMILEYGHAYLAPGNMHLTIEKRRDGKYTTRLLDTKKVSHHKPSVDVLFRSVNNSAGGGAMAVMMTGMGDDGTIAMKELHDNGAYTVAQNKETCVVFGMPAKAIEANAVKDIVPLEEIADYIVDFSKNKRK; this is encoded by the coding sequence ATGTATACAGTATTAGTTATAGATGATTCACCTTCAATGAGAAGAATTTTAAAAGATATGATAAATTCAATTGAGGAATTTGAGGTTATTGCAGATGCAATGGATGCTTATGATGCAAGAGAAAAAATAAAACAATATGAACCAGACTTAGTAACAATTGATATTAATATGCCAAAAATGGATGGAGTAACATTTCTTAGGAACTTGATGAGACTTCATCCTATGCCTGCAGTTGTTGTTTCAGGTGAGAGTGTAAGAGGAAATGATATTTTTGATGATGGTGCTGTAGGTTTTATACCTAAACCTGAAAATGGTGAATCTATGATAAATTTTCAAGCAAGAATTAAAGATACATTACTAAATCTTACTTTCTTACTTAAAAGATATACTTTAAAAAAACCAAAACCTTTAAAACCAATAAAATCAAAAACTGTTCATGAAATTGAATATAAAATCCATCCAGATGAAGTAATAAAGTTACATCAAGCTACATTTCCTGGAAGTAAAGTTATTGCAATTGGTTCTTCAACGGGAGGAGTTGAATCTTTATTGAAGGTTTTTAAAAGGTTGCCTTCCAATTTACCACCAATTGTAATTACTCAGCATATTCCTTATGGATTCTCTTCTTCTTTTGCACAAAGATTAAATGCTAATTCAAGTGTTGTGGTGTATGAAGCTAAAGATGCAATGATATTAGAATATGGACATGCTTATTTAGCACCAGGAAATATGCACTTAACAATTGAAAAAAGAAGAGATGGGAAATACACTACAAGACTTTTAGATACTAAAAAAGTTAGTCATCATAAACCAAGTGTTGATGTTTTATTTAGATCTGTAAATAATAGTGCAGGTGGTGGAGCAATGGCTGTAATGATGACAGGAATGGGAGATGATGGAACAATTGCAATGAAAGAGCTACATGATAATGGTGCATATACTGTTGCACAAAATAAAGAGACTTGTGTAGTTTTTGGAATGCCAGCAAAAGCAATTGAAGCAAACGCAGTAAAAGATATTGTTCCTTTGGAAGAAATTGCTGATTATATAGTTGATTTTTCTAAAAATAAAAGAAAATAG
- a CDS encoding chemotaxis protein CheD, whose translation MIIIGHKDGSIEKASNSRFNQKIKGFNTHTIIGGEFAVGKDDDEIAFKTLLGSCVAIMFYDKVTKVKGMNHFLLPSTKNSNEDMKYGLYSVEAMLNEMYKLGCRKENISAKISGGADIMQLKALQLSIGHRNVEFAKDFCKAEGFKLVSEHTRGEHGRLILLTNDFETFIKVTQKSDTDAKIVTEEKALQTEITKEPVIKEYVGGVDLFDDQHKEEPQMEIELF comes from the coding sequence TTGATAATAATTGGACATAAAGATGGAAGTATTGAAAAAGCTTCTAATTCACGTTTTAACCAAAAGATAAAAGGATTTAATACTCACACAATTATTGGTGGAGAGTTCGCTGTTGGTAAAGATGATGATGAAATAGCTTTTAAAACACTTCTTGGTTCTTGTGTTGCAATTATGTTTTATGATAAAGTCACAAAAGTAAAAGGAATGAATCATTTTTTACTTCCTTCAACAAAAAATTCAAATGAAGATATGAAATATGGGTTATATTCAGTTGAAGCAATGTTAAATGAAATGTATAAGTTAGGATGTAGAAAAGAGAATATAAGTGCTAAAATATCTGGTGGTGCTGATATTATGCAATTAAAAGCTTTACAGTTAAGTATTGGCCATAGAAATGTTGAATTTGCTAAAGATTTTTGTAAAGCAGAAGGATTTAAGTTAGTTAGTGAACATACTAGAGGAGAACATGGCAGGCTAATTTTATTAACTAATGATTTTGAAACGTTTATTAAAGTTACTCAAAAATCTGATACTGATGCAAAAATTGTTACAGAAGAAAAAGCTCTTCAAACAGAAATTACAAAAGAACCAGTTATTAAAGAGTATGTTGGTGGTGTTGACTTATTTGATGATCAACATAAAGAAGAACCACAAATGGAAATTGAATTATTTTAA
- a CDS encoding CheR family methyltransferase: MSSTLNLHNRVKKILYSLTGITLAENKDIMIANRLHKLKRNTKFTGGDIEELLDSIENGDYITEFINTFTTNKTHFFRECFHFEDLRDRVLPIFANSAKPIKMYCSASSTGEEPYSMAMTVMEAKESLKKNISATIVATDIDTNVLQYAANGVYRYSKSSKEFPNWIQPSKYFKRRVEKNLASEEILIKVKDELKRMITFKVMNLNDPSYPFQKEEFDVIFCRNVLIYFSVEDQNKILKKLFSHLKIGGTLYLGHSENPHELINYVQRIGQNIFIKTKDLF; the protein is encoded by the coding sequence ATGAGTAGTACATTAAATCTTCATAATAGAGTAAAAAAAATTCTTTATTCTTTGACAGGTATTACACTTGCTGAGAATAAAGATATAATGATTGCAAATAGATTACACAAGTTAAAAAGAAATACTAAGTTTACAGGTGGTGATATAGAAGAACTTCTTGATTCAATTGAGAATGGAGATTATATTACAGAATTTATAAATACATTTACCACAAATAAGACTCATTTTTTTAGAGAATGTTTTCATTTTGAAGACTTAAGAGATAGGGTTTTACCTATATTTGCAAATAGTGCAAAACCTATTAAAATGTATTGTTCTGCATCCTCTACTGGTGAAGAACCTTATTCTATGGCAATGACCGTAATGGAAGCAAAAGAGAGTCTAAAAAAGAATATAAGTGCAACTATTGTCGCAACTGATATTGATACAAATGTTCTTCAATATGCTGCAAATGGTGTTTATAGATATTCTAAATCATCAAAGGAGTTTCCAAATTGGATTCAACCATCTAAATATTTTAAAAGACGAGTTGAAAAGAACTTAGCAAGTGAAGAGATATTAATTAAAGTTAAAGATGAATTGAAAAGAATGATTACATTTAAAGTTATGAATTTAAATGATCCTTCATATCCTTTTCAAAAAGAAGAGTTTGATGTTATATTTTGTAGAAATGTATTAATTTATTTTTCTGTTGAAGATCAAAATAAAATATTAAAAAAACTATTCTCTCATTTAAAGATTGGTGGCACATTGTATTTAGGACATTCAGAAAATCCACATGAATTGATCAATTATGTGCAAAGGATAGGACAAAATATTTTTATTAAAACTAAGGATTTATTTTGA
- a CDS encoding chemotaxis protein CheA: MAGFDISKYREMFVEEAEELFESADNVLLEAETNGSLTDDQMGQLFRDVHTLKGSGASVELSLFAEFTHDVENMMDKLRNHNIEFQPEMAGTLIDALDVMRELLDLEVAEELTRETFEEMTSSLLSDIRMYISGESPVKSEITDTPNIEQEVVENKTVAEPTTNDDSIGFFDDDLNEQKDHKTYGVFHDDDLEENDIPYGFFDDDLNETAKISMEDKSSQSIYEDEDNFGFFDEMSEITPDAQMLTNEIKEDKIETKPIVQNNTNEIKKDKIETKTTTSQPEIRKTNKSDREDRPERVKKTASTNNIRVNLDKIDLLMNNVGDLVITNAMLTQFSSSIEEAKTRNAVLERLELLERHIRDMQDSIMSIRMVPMESIYSKFPKVVRDISKKLGKKVDFLHYGDGVEIDKAMIEGLTDPLMHIIRNSLDHGLETPDERLKCGKKETGMISISAEQANGQMIITIKDDGRGIDAEKVALKALENGQIDDNQFATMTDNDKAMLVFGAGVSTAKEITDISGRGVGMDVVKTNIQKLGGAIKLDTEKGYGTTITIMLPLTLAILDGLDIAVGDQKYILPLSSIVESLQPTSDMIKKIGDGTQDLLMLREEFIPVVRLHNLFGIKPTFTKLEDGMLIVVKSGNQKVAISIDEFLNQHQVVVKPLDKNFRSVDGIGAATVRGDGSIGLILDVLGIINAQIKIEKDLSAVKKRKAS, translated from the coding sequence ATGGCTGGTTTTGATATATCTAAATATAGAGAAATGTTTGTAGAAGAAGCAGAGGAGCTTTTTGAATCAGCAGATAATGTTCTATTGGAAGCTGAAACTAATGGTTCATTAACTGATGATCAAATGGGACAATTATTTAGAGATGTTCACACATTAAAAGGTAGTGGTGCATCAGTAGAATTAAGTTTATTTGCAGAATTTACGCATGATGTAGAAAATATGATGGATAAACTTAGAAATCATAATATAGAATTTCAACCTGAAATGGCAGGAACTCTTATTGATGCATTAGATGTAATGAGAGAACTACTTGATTTAGAAGTTGCTGAAGAATTAACTAGAGAAACTTTTGAAGAAATGACATCTTCTTTATTATCTGATATTAGAATGTATATTAGTGGAGAAAGTCCAGTTAAATCTGAAATAACTGATACTCCTAATATCGAACAAGAAGTAGTAGAAAATAAAACAGTAGCTGAGCCTACAACAAATGATGATAGCATTGGTTTTTTTGATGATGATCTAAATGAACAAAAAGATCATAAAACTTATGGTGTTTTTCATGATGATGACTTAGAAGAAAATGATATTCCCTATGGTTTTTTTGATGATGATTTAAATGAAACTGCAAAAATAAGTATGGAAGATAAATCTTCTCAAAGTATATATGAAGATGAAGATAATTTTGGTTTTTTTGATGAAATGTCAGAAATTACTCCAGATGCACAAATGCTAACAAACGAAATAAAAGAAGATAAAATAGAAACAAAACCTATTGTTCAAAATAATACAAATGAAATAAAAAAAGATAAAATAGAAACGAAGACTACTACCTCTCAACCAGAAATAAGAAAAACAAATAAATCTGATAGAGAAGATCGACCAGAGAGAGTTAAAAAAACTGCATCAACTAATAATATTAGAGTTAATCTTGATAAAATTGATTTATTAATGAATAATGTTGGTGATTTAGTTATTACAAATGCTATGTTAACTCAATTTTCTAGTTCAATTGAAGAGGCAAAAACTAGAAATGCAGTATTAGAAAGACTTGAATTACTTGAAAGACACATAAGAGATATGCAAGATTCTATTATGAGTATTAGAATGGTACCAATGGAATCTATTTACTCTAAATTTCCAAAAGTTGTTAGAGATATTTCTAAAAAACTTGGTAAAAAAGTTGATTTCTTACATTATGGAGATGGAGTTGAAATTGATAAAGCTATGATTGAAGGATTAACTGATCCTTTAATGCATATTATTAGAAACTCTTTAGATCATGGTTTAGAAACACCAGATGAGAGACTTAAATGTGGTAAAAAAGAGACTGGTATGATATCAATTTCTGCTGAACAAGCAAATGGTCAAATGATTATTACAATTAAAGATGATGGTAGAGGAATTGATGCTGAAAAAGTTGCATTAAAAGCATTAGAAAATGGCCAAATTGACGATAATCAATTTGCAACTATGACTGATAATGATAAAGCGATGTTAGTTTTTGGAGCAGGTGTTAGTACAGCAAAAGAAATTACTGATATTTCTGGACGTGGTGTAGGAATGGATGTTGTAAAAACAAATATTCAAAAACTTGGTGGAGCAATTAAATTAGATACTGAAAAAGGGTATGGTACTACAATAACAATTATGTTACCATTGACTCTTGCAATTTTAGATGGTCTTGATATTGCTGTTGGAGATCAAAAGTATATATTGCCACTTAGTTCTATTGTTGAATCTTTACAACCAACATCTGATATGATCAAAAAAATTGGGGATGGAACTCAAGATTTATTAATGTTAAGAGAAGAGTTTATCCCTGTTGTAAGACTTCATAATCTTTTTGGTATAAAACCAACATTTACTAAACTTGAAGATGGGATGTTAATTGTAGTTAAATCAGGAAATCAAAAAGTTGCTATTTCAATTGATGAGTTCTTAAATCAACATCAAGTTGTTGTTAAACCATTAGATAAAAACTTTAGAAGTGTTGATGGAATAGGTGCAGCAACTGTACGAGGTGATGGAAGTATAGGTCTTATTTTAGATGTACTTGGTATTATTAATGCACAAATAAAAATAGAAAAAGATTTGAGTGCAGTAAAAAAGAGAAAAGCATCTTAA
- a CDS encoding response regulator: MAKLLIVDDSTMLRDMLNYALNEGGYNDVTEAIDGVDGLEKAKASTYDLIITDVNMPNMDGLTLITELRKLSQYASKPILVLTTERSDEMKAKGKAAGATGWIVKPFVPDQLLKAVNIVLSR; this comes from the coding sequence ATGGCTAAGCTTTTAATAGTAGATGACTCAACAATGTTAAGAGATATGTTAAACTATGCACTTAATGAGGGTGGGTATAATGATGTTACTGAAGCAATCGATGGCGTTGATGGGTTAGAAAAAGCTAAAGCTTCAACTTATGACTTAATTATAACTGATGTAAATATGCCAAATATGGATGGACTTACATTAATTACTGAATTAAGAAAGTTGTCTCAATATGCTAGTAAACCTATTTTGGTATTGACTACTGAAAGAAGTGATGAGATGAAAGCTAAAGGTAAAGCAGCAGGTGCAACAGGATGGATTGTTAAACCTTTTGTTCCAGATCAATTGCTTAAAGCAGTTAATATAGTATTAAGTAGATAA
- a CDS encoding polyribonucleotide nucleotidyltransferase, with protein MSTVCEFELNGKNEIFEFDKVAKQSNGSVLAQVGNAVVLATVVSEFDNPVEEDFTPLTVQYVEKTYAAAKLPGGFIKREAKPSEFETLTSRVIDRSLRPLFPKGYVYPTTITVMVLSADRDVDLQVLSLNAASAALYTSNLPIKKSVAGVRIGRVEGEYIINPTEIQLEQSTLDLYVAGSKEELLMIEMKSISSEDMVEVDIEAFTKVHKTNEMEEDELVEAIGLAQNVLNEVNSTYETGFETVCKEINDVDLVEFTIDESIIENVRNKYINEIKAAIKKLAKSERAVELKEVAKLILEKEYKDIEEITYSEIYEAVSIVKREIVRNMIVDEKVRADGRGLKEVRPITIETNILPSTHSSCLFTRGQTQALVIGTIAGPKDGQMYEVLTDKSTSMENFMVHYNFPGFSVGEAKPMFGVGRRELGHGNLAKKALEATIDKDFDDTIRLVSEILESNGSSSMATVCGGSLALKAAGIPISNLVAGVAMGMVVQGDKYSILTDIMGLEDHDGDMDFKVAGTKEGITALQMDIKLGGIELSVLKEALLQAKEGRTHILNIMEEAAVEIVPSDALPLVEQFAIDPSKIMVIIGKAGSTIKEIIEKFSVSIDLDKDSGKVKVSGENKQNVIDACEHIKTISNNASSRKDSGKNIDFCKLYQLEEVLKGKVERITDFGAFISLPKGGEGLLHISKISKERVKNVSDVLSVGQEVEIKVLNVKKDRIELASTLL; from the coding sequence ATGTCAACAGTTTGTGAATTTGAGCTTAATGGAAAAAATGAAATTTTTGAATTTGATAAAGTTGCAAAACAGTCTAATGGATCTGTTTTAGCACAAGTAGGGAATGCAGTTGTTTTAGCAACTGTAGTAAGTGAATTTGATAATCCCGTAGAAGAAGATTTTACTCCATTAACTGTTCAATATGTTGAAAAAACTTATGCAGCTGCAAAGTTGCCAGGTGGATTTATTAAAAGAGAAGCAAAACCAAGTGAATTTGAGACTTTAACTTCAAGGGTAATAGATAGGAGTCTTAGACCACTTTTTCCAAAAGGATATGTATATCCAACAACAATAACTGTTATGGTTTTAAGTGCAGATAGAGATGTTGACTTACAAGTACTTAGTTTAAATGCAGCAAGTGCTGCTTTATATACATCTAATTTACCAATTAAAAAATCAGTTGCTGGTGTTAGAATAGGTAGAGTTGAAGGTGAATATATAATTAATCCTACAGAAATACAATTAGAACAATCAACATTAGATTTATATGTAGCTGGTTCAAAAGAAGAACTTTTGATGATAGAAATGAAATCAATTTCTAGTGAAGATATGGTTGAAGTAGATATTGAAGCTTTTACAAAAGTTCATAAAACTAATGAGATGGAAGAAGATGAATTAGTTGAAGCAATAGGTTTAGCTCAAAATGTACTAAATGAAGTTAATAGTACTTATGAAACTGGATTTGAAACTGTTTGTAAAGAGATAAATGATGTTGACTTAGTTGAGTTTACTATAGATGAATCTATTATTGAAAATGTTAGAAATAAATATATAAATGAAATAAAAGCAGCAATTAAAAAACTTGCAAAAAGTGAAAGAGCTGTTGAATTAAAAGAAGTTGCAAAGCTTATTCTAGAAAAAGAATATAAAGATATTGAAGAGATAACATATAGTGAAATTTATGAAGCAGTTTCAATTGTAAAAAGAGAAATTGTAAGAAATATGATTGTTGATGAAAAAGTTAGAGCTGATGGAAGAGGTTTAAAAGAAGTAAGACCTATAACAATTGAAACAAATATTTTACCTTCAACACATTCTTCTTGTTTATTTACTAGAGGTCAAACTCAAGCATTAGTAATTGGAACAATAGCTGGACCAAAAGATGGACAGATGTATGAAGTTTTAACTGATAAATCTACTTCTATGGAAAATTTTATGGTTCATTATAACTTTCCAGGTTTTTCAGTTGGAGAAGCAAAACCTATGTTTGGAGTAGGGAGAAGAGAGTTAGGTCATGGTAATTTAGCAAAAAAAGCTCTTGAGGCAACAATTGATAAAGACTTTGATGATACTATAAGATTAGTATCTGAAATCTTAGAATCAAATGGTTCTTCATCTATGGCAACAGTTTGTGGTGGTTCTTTAGCATTAAAAGCAGCGGGAATTCCAATTTCTAATCTTGTTGCTGGTGTAGCAATGGGTATGGTTGTTCAAGGTGATAAATATTCTATTTTAACTGATATTATGGGGCTTGAAGATCATGATGGAGATATGGATTTTAAAGTTGCAGGTACAAAAGAGGGAATTACTGCGTTACAAATGGATATTAAACTTGGAGGAATAGAACTTTCTGTATTAAAAGAAGCTTTATTACAAGCAAAAGAGGGAAGAACTCATATTTTAAATATTATGGAAGAAGCTGCTGTTGAAATAGTTCCAAGTGATGCATTACCTTTAGTGGAACAGTTTGCAATTGACCCTAGTAAAATCATGGTTATTATAGGTAAAGCTGGTTCAACTATAAAAGAGATAATTGAAAAATTCTCAGTTTCAATTGACCTAGATAAAGACAGTGGAAAGGTAAAAGTAAGTGGTGAAAATAAACAAAATGTAATTGATGCTTGTGAGCATATAAAAACAATTTCTAACAATGCATCATCAAGAAAAGATAGTGGCAAAAATATTGATTTTTGTAAACTTTACCAGCTTGAAGAGGTTTTAAAAGGAAAAGTAGAAAGAATAACAGATTTTGGTGCATTTATATCTTTACCAAAGGGTGGTGAAGGCTTACTTCATATATCTAAGATATCAAAAGAGAGAGTAAAAAATGTTTCTGATGTATTATCTGTAGGTCAAGAAGTTGAAATTAAAGTATTAAATGTTAAGAAAGATAGAATTGAATTAGCTTCAACACTATTGTAA
- a CDS encoding phosphoribosyltransferase codes for MQHEQIYFKNREVAAFRLLDILPIDSMKLEEWTVLATSYGGVPIAKIISQKLGGNFDLMLSSKIMAENNEDCEIAIVTETEEVVIHEELAKSFEISLDFIFEKSKEVYEKQLLRTIKLYRKNKKISNLENKNVLLVDEGLNTGLTMMACIKTAINLGAKSVSVATPILPSATVPTIESIADDLYFVKKLDHFVFIDFYYDKLENIDFEDIKKF; via the coding sequence ATGCAGCATGAACAAATATATTTTAAAAATAGAGAAGTTGCCGCTTTTAGATTATTAGATATATTGCCAATAGATAGTATGAAATTAGAAGAATGGACAGTTCTTGCAACTTCATATGGAGGTGTACCAATTGCAAAAATTATTTCACAGAAACTTGGAGGCAATTTTGACTTAATGCTTTCTAGTAAAATTATGGCTGAAAATAATGAAGATTGTGAAATTGCAATTGTTACTGAGACAGAAGAAGTTGTTATTCATGAAGAACTTGCAAAATCTTTTGAAATAAGTTTAGACTTTATTTTTGAAAAGTCTAAAGAAGTTTATGAAAAACAACTTTTAAGAACAATCAAACTATATAGAAAAAATAAAAAAATTAGTAATTTAGAAAATAAAAATGTTTTATTGGTAGATGAAGGTTTAAACACTGGCCTTACAATGATGGCCTGTATTAAAACTGCAATTAATCTTGGTGCAAAATCTGTTTCAGTTGCAACACCAATATTGCCTAGTGCAACAGTACCTACAATTGAATCTATTGCAGATGATTTATATTTTGTGAAAAAATTAGATCATTTTGTATTTATTGATTTTTATTATGATAAATTAGAAAATATAGATTTTGAAGATATTAAGAAATTTTAA